One region of Ahniella affigens genomic DNA includes:
- a CDS encoding DUF6607 family protein has product MSVLLRISLLMAATVSPLCYASTASDADRQAILAMAGDFEVRFHFQETVALAPGYQTKPAKDSGAYEQVLVLEDQGTRIVLQHLLVDKKGHVTKHWRQDWTFEARERFEFTADQTWEIKRLDETEHRGTWTQCVFEVSDAPRYCGTGRWRHAYGQPTWTSDRSWRPLPRREYTQRDDYNAINAENRHTITPNGWTHEQDNSKVVRKADGSQVLTREFGFNDYRRTDKVDFAPITAYWTKTQAFWAQVRAIWNERLHEHGWLHLETPVHGMPIITGLFTLAESNVDAKPDVIANVIRAHTRTTPEAKTQADTTLTQVSQ; this is encoded by the coding sequence ATGTCCGTATTGCTCCGAATCAGCTTGCTCATGGCTGCGACAGTCAGCCCCCTCTGCTACGCCAGTACCGCCTCCGACGCCGACCGCCAAGCCATTCTCGCGATGGCTGGCGATTTCGAAGTGCGCTTCCACTTTCAAGAAACCGTTGCGTTGGCTCCTGGCTATCAGACCAAACCCGCCAAAGACTCTGGCGCCTACGAGCAGGTGTTGGTGCTGGAAGACCAGGGCACGCGCATCGTGTTACAGCACTTGCTAGTCGACAAGAAGGGCCATGTCACCAAACACTGGCGCCAAGACTGGACGTTCGAAGCGCGCGAGCGATTCGAGTTCACCGCTGACCAAACCTGGGAGATCAAGCGCCTTGACGAAACCGAGCACCGGGGCACTTGGACGCAGTGTGTCTTTGAGGTCAGCGATGCGCCACGGTATTGCGGCACGGGGCGTTGGCGTCACGCGTACGGCCAGCCTACATGGACCTCAGACCGTTCCTGGCGACCGTTGCCACGCCGCGAATACACCCAGCGCGATGACTACAACGCGATCAACGCTGAGAATCGCCACACGATCACGCCGAATGGCTGGACACACGAGCAGGACAACAGCAAGGTGGTGCGCAAGGCCGATGGCAGCCAAGTGCTAACGCGCGAGTTTGGTTTCAACGACTACCGACGCACCGACAAGGTCGACTTCGCACCGATCACGGCGTACTGGACGAAGACGCAGGCGTTCTGGGCACAGGTGCGCGCAATCTGGAACGAACGCCTGCATGAACACGGCTGGCTGCATCTGGAGACGCCGGTGCACGGTATGCCCATTATTACGGGGCTCTTTACGCTCGCCGAGTCGAATGTGGACGCCAAGCCAGACGTCATCGCAAACGTGATCCGCGCACATACCCGAACGACGCCAGAGGCCAAAACCCAGGCCGACACGACCCTGACCCAAGTGTCGCAATAG
- a CDS encoding TonB-dependent hemoglobin/transferrin/lactoferrin family receptor codes for MQRYKTSPLVLAISLAFWPVASALAQDGAPAATSEATASTSQPTDRSDKPTAAPNARVLDPVTVVGSLSAASSSERADSAVAIDAVDLSRRQARDLKDALRYVPGVSVSQGSGRFGIGDVRIRGLGGNRVRQQVDGVELSDSFAIGSFSSAGRDFIDPSLLKRIELYRGSASALYGSDAIGGVVTYTTLDPEDLLSDQATRAAARTYASSDDDSYGGNAWWAGQSGDWSMLAQINRQEGGERENQGEVDTADRTRTAPNSQDQERQGVLAKLIYQANAQHRLSLIVDRVDLQTDTEVLSQQGPQTVFGQTVLTQDMDAEDRQWRERVSMEWTALPGALLEESLLRAYYQDSRTEQETFETRGTVIAGNVVSPTRRERLFQFDQRTLGLDWLGKRTIETAGADHQVTLGASLQEGRIAGLRDGRSINLTTGAISSTIFPDVFPVRDFPKSDTREWAVFVQDQIAFAEGRLQLTPGVRFDHFSLTPKPDAIFAADNPGITPVALNHAQWSPRLGALWQFSDEWSSYVQVAAGFRAPPYNDVNFGFTNVQSGYTAIPNPDLKPESSLGIEVGLKWIGDDASITFSVFDNQYDDFIESLRSLGVDSNTGLLVFQSQNIDEVRIRGAEIQGRWYLDALGADGWAVLASAAFAHGDDLTDDVPLNSVDPLRGVIGLHYDQGGMQFELVSNLAARKKRLAAIDSQGSAAFATPGYATLDAYASIPIGSAFSIDVAATNITDRQYWDWADLPALAASSTVLDRFTRPGRGYRISLNYTF; via the coding sequence ATGCAGCGATACAAGACATCCCCTTTGGTCCTAGCGATCAGCCTCGCATTCTGGCCGGTTGCAAGCGCTCTGGCGCAGGACGGCGCGCCTGCAGCGACGTCCGAAGCGACCGCATCAACGTCGCAACCAACCGATCGCAGCGACAAACCGACGGCTGCGCCGAATGCGCGGGTCTTGGACCCGGTGACCGTGGTTGGCTCCTTGAGCGCGGCGAGTAGCTCAGAGCGTGCCGACAGCGCGGTTGCGATCGACGCGGTGGATCTATCGCGACGCCAAGCCCGCGATCTCAAAGACGCACTGCGCTATGTTCCCGGTGTGTCGGTCAGCCAGGGCAGCGGCCGCTTTGGCATTGGTGACGTACGGATTCGTGGCCTGGGTGGCAATCGCGTCCGTCAGCAAGTCGATGGCGTTGAGTTGTCCGACAGCTTTGCGATTGGCAGCTTCTCCAGCGCTGGCCGCGACTTCATTGATCCGAGCTTGTTGAAACGAATCGAGCTCTATCGTGGCAGTGCGAGTGCGCTTTATGGCTCCGATGCGATTGGTGGTGTCGTGACGTACACCACGCTGGACCCCGAAGACCTGCTGAGCGATCAGGCGACGCGAGCCGCGGCGCGCACCTACGCGAGCAGCGACGACGACAGCTATGGCGGAAACGCGTGGTGGGCGGGGCAGTCAGGCGATTGGTCCATGCTCGCGCAGATCAACCGACAAGAAGGCGGCGAGCGCGAGAATCAAGGCGAGGTGGACACGGCCGATCGCACTCGCACGGCACCCAATTCTCAAGACCAAGAACGCCAAGGCGTGCTCGCCAAGCTCATCTATCAGGCGAACGCGCAACACCGATTGAGCCTGATCGTCGACCGCGTTGACCTGCAAACCGATACCGAAGTGCTGTCCCAGCAAGGACCGCAAACCGTGTTTGGCCAGACTGTGCTGACCCAGGATATGGACGCCGAAGATCGGCAATGGCGCGAGCGCGTCAGCATGGAATGGACGGCATTGCCGGGCGCGCTGCTCGAAGAATCGTTGCTGCGTGCCTACTATCAAGATAGTCGGACGGAACAGGAAACATTCGAGACGCGTGGCACCGTGATTGCCGGCAATGTCGTGTCGCCGACGCGTCGCGAGCGCTTGTTCCAATTCGACCAGCGTACGTTGGGACTCGACTGGCTGGGCAAGCGAACCATTGAAACAGCGGGCGCCGATCATCAGGTCACGCTTGGCGCCAGTCTTCAGGAGGGTCGAATTGCCGGACTGCGCGATGGTCGGAGTATCAACCTGACGACCGGTGCGATCAGCAGCACCATCTTTCCCGATGTGTTCCCGGTACGCGACTTTCCGAAATCGGACACACGCGAGTGGGCGGTGTTCGTCCAAGATCAGATCGCGTTCGCCGAGGGCCGCTTGCAACTAACGCCGGGCGTCCGCTTCGATCATTTCAGCTTGACGCCAAAGCCGGATGCCATCTTTGCGGCCGACAACCCGGGCATCACGCCGGTGGCGCTGAACCACGCGCAATGGTCGCCGAGGCTTGGCGCGTTGTGGCAGTTCAGCGATGAATGGTCGAGTTACGTGCAAGTGGCTGCCGGATTCCGCGCGCCGCCGTACAACGACGTGAACTTTGGATTTACCAACGTGCAGTCTGGCTACACGGCCATTCCGAATCCGGACTTGAAACCCGAATCCAGCCTTGGCATCGAAGTCGGGCTGAAGTGGATTGGCGACGATGCCAGCATCACGTTCTCGGTCTTCGATAATCAGTACGACGACTTTATCGAAAGCCTGCGCTCATTGGGCGTCGATTCGAACACGGGCCTCCTGGTGTTCCAGTCGCAGAACATCGACGAGGTTCGGATTCGTGGCGCCGAGATCCAGGGCCGCTGGTATCTCGATGCGCTGGGCGCCGATGGTTGGGCCGTACTCGCATCCGCCGCGTTTGCGCACGGCGATGACTTGACCGATGACGTGCCGTTGAACAGCGTCGATCCGCTGCGTGGCGTGATCGGGCTGCATTACGACCAAGGCGGGATGCAGTTCGAGTTGGTCAGCAATTTGGCGGCGCGCAAAAAGCGGCTCGCCGCAATCGATTCCCAAGGATCGGCAGCTTTTGCGACGCCGGGCTATGCGACGTTGGATGCTTATGCGTCGATTCCTATAGGCAGCGCATTCTCGATCGACGTGGCTGCCACGAATATCACTGATCGCCAATACTGGGATTGGGCCGACTTGCCCGCGTTGGCGGCATCGAGCACGGTGCTCGATCGGTTCACCCGGCCCGGTCGCGGCTACCGCATCAGTCTGAACTACACCTTTTGA
- the hemP gene encoding hemin uptake protein HemP, which translates to MNEAPEPNQADTVSVPNASPDLAAPVLDSARLLNGQREVLIRHQGQLYRLQHTRNDRLILTK; encoded by the coding sequence ATGAATGAAGCGCCTGAGCCAAACCAAGCCGATACCGTCTCCGTGCCGAATGCGTCGCCAGATCTGGCCGCGCCGGTGCTCGACAGCGCGCGCTTGCTGAACGGCCAACGTGAAGTGTTGATCCGCCATCAAGGTCAACTGTATCGATTGCAGCATACGCGCAACGATCGGCTGATTCTGACGAAATAG
- a CDS encoding excalibur calcium-binding domain-containing protein, translating into MHSCAEARWVLRNCRNTKMDGDDDQIPCEDQWCG; encoded by the coding sequence ATGCACTCGTGCGCCGAGGCAAGATGGGTCCTGAGAAACTGCCGGAACACCAAAATGGACGGGGACGATGATCAAATCCCTTGCGAGGATCAATGGTGTGGGTGA